Genomic DNA from Desulfuromonas versatilis:
GGCGGATGAAATCGTCAAGGAGCTTCAGGTTCTTTTCCGTGATCTCGATCGCCTTATCCAGGTAATACAGGCTGTAGTAGGCATCCTTGACCTGCCGGACGAGTTGCAGGCGGCTGTCCTCGTAAACCCCCTTGTACCAGAGCGCCTGCTGCTCGGCCTGTTCGGCCTTCGAACCCAGCTTGCCGGGAAAAGGGAATTTCTGGGCCAGGACGATGTCCCGACTGGTCATGGGGGCTTCATTGCCGGCCAGAGTATCAACGGGAAAATTGTTCATGCTCAGAGTCAGCATCGGGTCGTCGAGGGTGCCCGCCGGAATGACCTTGCGCTCGAACATCCGCCAGCGCTGCTCGGCGGCACGCAAGTCGGGGTTTTCGACCAGGGCTTGGGCGACCAACCGTTCGAGAATCGGCCGTTTATCTTGAGCCTCGCCCTCATTCGCCGCGCAGGGGACGGCCGCAATCAGAACCAGAAGCAGAAACAGGGTAGAAAATCGCATCATCGGAAAACTCCTGCGGGGGAAGTGCAAATATGCTGAAAGTATAGATTTTCCCCGCAATCAATCAAGAAAACATTCTCTGTTGCATACCCATTTTCACAGACCGTGCCCAATTTGATTCCGACTTTTAATTAGGCATTTAGCCCCGTAAGGCTCAACCCCTGCCGGAAGGTTTGTCGGATATTCTACATGGAATCGTGGATTATTCTGCATTTCTTCAAGACTCGAGCCATCGGCTAGATGCAGCAAGCCCCCCCCTGTAAGCCCTGTTTGACGCCAGCAATGGTGGACCTCCCGCCGAAAAGCCGGTGTGGCATGTTTTGTGGAAACAGGCTTAGGTCTATAAACATCCGACTGATCGGTCAGATCTGTCCAATCCGTCGGATAAATTTTTTTAAATCCTTTGCCTGATATTCATCGAGTTGCCCTTGAAAACTCCCCCCGACATCCCCCGGTGGATCAACCCCCTGCTGGTGCTGGCCGCCCTGGCTTTGTTGACGGTGGTGGTCGCCGCCCTTGCCCTGGAAAGGCGCGGCGGCCACCACCCTGACAGGCAAATAGCCGACATAACTGTCAATTTGGCAGGGAGTACGGTCAGGGAGCACTGCACCACCTGCCACCCCGGAGGGGCGCTCCATCCTGCTCACGATCAGGCCGGCAATGATTCTGCGAGGAAGCACCCGGATATCGCCCCCCATTCCATCGACACCCTGGGCTGCACCGGCTGCCACCTGGGTGAGGGGATGGCCATGGACCAGGTGCTCTCCCATGGTCTGCCGGGAGGGCTCGGCGCCCGCCAGGTGCTCAAGGGCAAGCAGCTGCAGGCCAGCTGCTTCACCTGCCACCCCGTCGCGCCTCTTGCCGGCGCCGAAAAGGCCTGGCAGGGCTACCAGCTGTTTCTTTCCCGGGCCTGCGACAGCTGTCATCACATCGCCGGGCTTCAACAGGGGGGACGGTTCGGTCCCGACCTGAGCACCATCGGCAGCCACCTGAGCCTGGAGCGCATCATCGAGGCGATCCGCGAACCAGATGCCGATCCGGTCAACACCATCATGCCGCGCTACCCCCTTTCCAGGGGGCAGACCGAAAAAATCGCCTACTTTCTGAAAAGCCGGGTTGCCGAACCCAAATTCGCCACACCCATGCAGATTCAGGCCGGGCTGGTCTCGCTGCCGCCATGGCAGCAGGTGCTGGCCGAGGAGATCCCCGCCGAGGCCACCCCCCTGGCCCGCAACCGCTGCCTGGCCTGCCACCAGTTCGGTGAAACCGACGGCCGCATCGCGCCCGACCTGACTTCAATCGGCGCGCTGCGCTCCGCG
This window encodes:
- a CDS encoding c-type cytochrome, whose translation is MKTPPDIPRWINPLLVLAALALLTVVVAALALERRGGHHPDRQIADITVNLAGSTVREHCTTCHPGGALHPAHDQAGNDSARKHPDIAPHSIDTLGCTGCHLGEGMAMDQVLSHGLPGGLGARQVLKGKQLQASCFTCHPVAPLAGAEKAWQGYQLFLSRACDSCHHIAGLQQGGRFGPDLSTIGSHLSLERIIEAIREPDADPVNTIMPRYPLSRGQTEKIAYFLKSRVAEPKFATPMQIQAGLVSLPPWQQVLAEEIPAEATPLARNRCLACHQFGETDGRIAPDLTSIGALRSADYLKTYLAEPNRLVPGSTMPRVQFEEAQSKELLGFLAAQKGELAHQPDPKQLYMHLCQRCHAAAGDGRGLIQPNLANFPRAFAGNAEFFRSVPDPRIVESVRKGVAGTSMPPYEYLLKPQAIEAVIDLIYNAFVGVARDDKSTFAPLPEKPESLLSQDETDELFDRRCSACHGRAGTGRGPRHLEFLPRPRNLTNTPYFAALPNGRIARAIYDGVPGTGMASFRNELGAQELWSLVYRVREFSQTSNMDGKR